In Amphiprion ocellaris isolate individual 3 ecotype Okinawa chromosome 3, ASM2253959v1, whole genome shotgun sequence, one genomic interval encodes:
- the phlda2 gene encoding pleckstrin homology-like domain family A member 2 — MKMSAAEISQVLKEGELEKRSDSLLQFWKRKTCVLTTDSLNIYADTQKRSKGKELKLQSIKKVDCVERTGKFVYFTIVTTDNKEIDFRCSGEENCWNAVITMALIDYQNRKAIQDFKTRQDNESASPGLQERRMARAP, encoded by the coding sequence atgaaaatgtcagcGGCGGAGATCAGCCAGGTCCTCAAGGAGGGAGAGCTGGAGAAGAGGAGCGACAGCCTGCTCCAGTTCTGGAAGAGGAAGACGTGCGTCCTGACCACGGACAGCCTCAACATTTACGCCGACACGCAGAAGCGCTCCAAGGGCAAGGAGCTGAAGCTGCAGTCCATCAAGAAGGTGGACTGCGTGGAGCGCACCGGCAAGTTCGTCTATTTCACCATCGTGACCACAGACAATAAGGAGATCGATTTTCGGTGCTCCGGGGAGGAGAACTGCTGGAACGCGGTGATCACCATGGCGCTGATTGATTACCAGAACAGGAAGGCCATCCAGGACTTTAAGACGCGGCAGGACAACGAGAGCGCGTCGCCCGGACTGCAGGAGAGGCGCATGGCGAGGGCGCCCTGA